Genomic DNA from Anabaena sphaerica FACHB-251:
CGTGGTTATGATGCTGGCAAAGTGGGTAGTGGTCGCAGTTATGTATTAGCTTCCGCCGAATATCGCTTTCCCATCTTCCCCATCGCTGGAGGTGTACTTTTTGCTGACTTTGCTTCCGACTTAGGTTCTGGTGACACAGTTATAGGAGATCCAGCCGGTGATCGAAATAAGCCTGGTAGTGGTTTTGGTTATGGTGCAGGTGTGCGCGTTGATTCGCCTTTGGGTCTGATTCGTGCTGACTATGGAATTAATGATCAAGGAGACAGTCGGGTGCATATCGGTATAGGTCAGCGATTTTAAAGAAAGTAAATTGATATATCTTCAAGCCAGGGAATAAATTAAGAGTCTAATAGCTGAAGTCGGTTTTAACCGACTATTTCCAAATCATTGATTATGTTTTTCAAATCAATTGTGGTTTGATTTTGATTTCGTTAGAGTGCGTTTTAACGCACTTGCCCTATTAGCCCGGAAATTGATTTCCGGGCGGGTGTGAAAGCTAACAGATAAACCATTTCTCCAAATAAGTTGACACCAATGGGGTGTAGATAGACCTCAATCAGCATTTACTGGGAACTATTCCGTAAAAATCTTCCTTTTTTTCCCGTAGGTTGGATATGGTGGTGGAAAGTAGTTATTAGTTTGTATTCTCAAGATGATTACTGGAAAGCGGTTGTAATAGTTCTGATCTTGCGTTCATAACAGTAAACTGTAAAATTTAAAGATTACAGAAAAATATTAAGTCTGAATCAGGATAATCAGGATTTAAGGATGTACAGGATGTTAGTCGGTAGTCAAATATCCCCGACTTCTGAGATAATTGAAGTGATGAATGAGAAGATTAACTAAAGAAGTCGGGGATCTCAATTTCTCTGCGTCCTCTGCGTCCTCTGCGGTTCGTTATTCCATAACTTGTGCATAAAACCCAGATCAAAAAAGCGATCGCCCTCATCACCCAAAACCCAATAACGTAAACATTGACAACACAATGCAACTGCATTACCTTAAAAATAAAGAATAAACCTGAAAATTGTTATGGTTGTCAAACCAAATCCATCATCAGAGTCCACCCTAACAGACAGATATCAAACCACAATACCTGAACCCGTGCGTAAAGCTCTAGGCTTGGGTAAACGTGATAAAATTCGCTATGTGATTCAACCTGACGGTAAAGTAGTTATTTCTCGCGCTGATCGAAAAGAAGAAGATCCGATACTGGGGGAATTTTTAAACTTTATTGCCCAGGATATACAAAAAAATCCTCAACATTTACAACCAATTAAACCAGAATTAGTAAACCGTATTCAATCCTTAGTTGCTGATGTAGAGATTGATATTGATGCACCCTTATCTGATGAGGATGAGTAAATGTGTCTGAAAATCAACCCTTAGTAATTAATGGATGGACTATATTTGCTCATTCTTTATTTCTGGAACAGTTAGAAGAACTGATCATACAGGTAGAAAATTTACGTCAGAAATATCCTCAAGAATACAAACAGAAAAACGCCACAAAACGTCTAGCTGCTATTTTCAAACTTGCATTTAACGTCATTCCTCAAGATCCAACATTAAACGATTATCGCCAAGGTACAACCCTGGGAGATGAATACAAACACTGGTTTAGAGCTAAATTTTTTCAGCAATACCGATTATTTTTTAGATATCATCAACAAGGTAAAATCATTGTTTATGCTTGGGTAAATGACGAAAACACCAAGCGAGCATATCAAAGTAAAACAGACGCTTATCGAGTTTTCCAGAAAATGCTAGAAAGTGGTAATCCTCCAGATGATTGGAATGATTTACTCAAAGAAGCAGAAAGTCAAACTCACCATTTAAGTAAGTGGGCGTTAAAAAATATAATATAAACCTAACCCCCCAACCCCCTTCCCTGCTAGGGAAGGGGGAGTCAAAGCCTCTCTCCTGGTAGGGGAGAGGTTTGGAGAGAGGTTTTATATTTAATTGTGCCAAGTTACTTAGAACAGATTTTCAAAACAGAAATTTAGAAAAATATCAAGTCAAAATCAGGTTAACTAGGATTAAAGGATGTACAGGATATTACCCTAGTCCTACTCAAAAATGACAAATGTTTTTCTCCGTGTCCTCTGTGGTTCTTTCATTTTGTGATCTGTGCGTAAGTTCCATCTCAAAACGCGATCGCCATTATCGTCCCAAGTTTCTGTCAAAATTGAAAATTGTGTAGTATAATAAGACAAGTGCTGCTTACAGCATTTCATAGTCAATTACTCACCCAAAAAACACTATGCGCTTAAAAAGATGGGAATCCCCCCGCAAAGAAGGGAGAAACGATAAAGGCCGGGGTGGTTCTGCCAGACAGAGACAACTGAAGAAACAAAGGCAGATGCTGAGAAACAAACTCAAAGAAGCTCAAAAGCCAGAAAACAATCAAAACAACAAGCAAAGGGAAGGGATAGAAACCTTCCCTATTTTTTTGCGCCTTCGTCAGATCCCCGACTTCTCCAAGAAGTCGGGGATTTTAAATAATTAAATATTTTCTGAAAAGCACTTGACAAAAACCATAGGATAACTGCTATATTATTTAAAGCTAAGTCATTGGGGCGTAGCCAAGTGGTAAGGCAGCGGGTTTTGGTCCCGCCATCCCTAGGTTCGAATCCTAGCGCCCCAGCATTATTAAGGGTAGATTACAGAATCTGCCCTTTTTGGTTTTTCACATCTGTCTGTGTTGTCAGAGTTTTATTTTTCCGGTGATTTGAGAGCTTGATCTAAAACTTCTCTAGCTTGTTGAGCTTTGGTTTTTGCTTCTTGATAACGGATATTGGCTTGAGCAAAGTTTTTGAGAACCTTAAAACCTTCCTTGAGGCGGGTAATTTCTTCC
This window encodes:
- a CDS encoding type II toxin-antitoxin system PrlF family antitoxin; this translates as MVVKPNPSSESTLTDRYQTTIPEPVRKALGLGKRDKIRYVIQPDGKVVISRADRKEEDPILGEFLNFIAQDIQKNPQHLQPIKPELVNRIQSLVADVEIDIDAPLSDEDE
- a CDS encoding type II toxin-antitoxin system YhaV family toxin translates to MSENQPLVINGWTIFAHSLFLEQLEELIIQVENLRQKYPQEYKQKNATKRLAAIFKLAFNVIPQDPTLNDYRQGTTLGDEYKHWFRAKFFQQYRLFFRYHQQGKIIVYAWVNDENTKRAYQSKTDAYRVFQKMLESGNPPDDWNDLLKEAESQTHHLSKWALKNII